The sequence ttggttaaactatttttttatttcaagaaGCAAAGCCGTAGTGTCAGCAGAAACCGAAGCAGGCCGCCAAGTCGGTGATGACGTGGAACCGAAAATTCGGTTACGGTCTGGTCGGTTTgatggtcggtttcggtttttcggtttttatgaacacccctagtttcCAGGTTGCAGCAAATCTTCCTGTGCTGAGTTGTTGTCATATGCTGCCATCATCATATTTTTATCTGTGAAATCAACTATTAAACAACTATTTTGAAGCATACGTTAGTTAATAAGGATAAATTCAACATTTCTTGTTTGGAGATCCCAAACTACAATTATTTTACTGGAAAACAACTTATAAACAACTGTTTACAGATTCAAATCCTGTAGCATCTAATTATAtgcattaatatttttttttgatgcaatttgttgttgtttttttgttcagGTTTATAAAATTTCCtgattatttcaattttttcctGTTTTCCTCAATTTATAACACATTCTCAATTatgtagaataaaaaaataggaAGAGGTTCATGAAGAAATTGTATTACCTTcaattctttctttgatttgatTATGGGTGAGTTTCAATGATTTCTCAATGTCCTTCTCTTCGATTCCTCTCCTTTGAACTCGTTGGGTTTTTGATTGTAGGTTgttttttgcattttttgtaCAGCAATGGAGGttgaatacttttttttttttctcttatatGGATTTTTCGGATTTTGATTGGTTTTTCGTTGAGATCTACATCTTGTTCAGATCTGATTTCCTtggtttttgaaaaaaaaaatggtggagaTTTGGTTGTTTGGGGTTTCTTGGCTGGGTCACGAAGAAGGAGGTCTCTCCTCCGTTTTTTGTGGCTggctggtatttttgtaaatagaaagttttgttttctatttatgtttatttttcctttttaggttataaatgtaaatagcttcccttttttatttattatagaaaaaatctctatattaaattagatatttatttatatttcattACTTGATAATtagatcttaaaaaatataatttaagaataatacataaatatatattatattttttatctgTAGTATAAtgttaattttataaaacaaaaattattttaaaaaagtaaagGACATTTtggtcaaaataataaaaatttcattTCATTCTATACTATACCAATCATCACAATTCTTATTCAGTTATTGATTCCATAGTCTTTACTAAACAAAAGAATAgaaattctattccattcctattcatattcttattaccattctcattcctattacatttttattttgtaaccaaacgccacctaaagattgtttattgttattattgttgcatttcatattttttaatattttgattttattattttactaaaattctatttaattataatttctgTATAATTTGCTTAAATctatttcctaaaactttgaaatgcatctttaaaaaaaaaaaaaatacagtatgcactattatataaaagaaaattggGATTACAATTAGAGTAGTCAATTTTAagcataaattttgaaaatagagAAATCACTAAGTGGAAGCAGTGGTAATGGGAAATGACATAAAGTCATAAAAATGATTTTGTTGTCGTTTCATGAAGCAAACGACAGTGCCTGCCTCTGCCTGCAGTGCCTTACATATCTGAAATTAAACAAATTTTGTCTGAAACATGTTGATCATAGTGTTGCAGGGTTTCGATGCTATATAGCCTATACTCATAAAAATAAACGACACGCAAAAGTATTGCCGTTTGTTTTAACATTATTACTTGTTTTTGTTGTCGTTTCTTATGAACAACACATGAAAGGCACCTTTGCTTAATTTTACCTTTCTATTTATATACTTGTACATTATAGGAGGGGTgagcatccgatccaatccaacatttTCTTCCTCAtccgatccaattcaattagtaattggatttggaaaatcatcatccaatccaatccaattagaccgcaaaatccaatccaatacaattcaattactaattggattggatcggttttttaattggatatccaattacacaaCTTAAGTtcaatatcaacttaaaaatatgaaattttcaaaaaaaaaaaaaaaacttaaaaatatgaagaaaagtACGTAAAAACTAAGTATTaccttttatttaagtttaatacttcataaatatactatttttgGAAGTGTAATGTAGCTAaaagtttaaataattaaaacaacaacatttttaaataataacataaatcagaacatcataaaaataaatagacaaaacaatcaagtgttacaaattcaatatacaaaaaaaaatctaataaaacataataaatatatattatacttttctatattttttattatataaataattttttatatacataaatgtaattggattggatcggtttttaattagattttgagattgacatccaataaccgatccaatccaattagagtCCAACTTttaacatccaatccaatccaattgtaattggatatccaactttttgtaattggattgaattggatcggttcggttcAATTAGATTAGATTGGATGATGCCCACCCTACATTATAGTATGCATTTCTGTTTTTTCCAACTATTGTAAAACTTTAAAAGTTCTTTTGTCTAGATgtaaaattaagttaaaattacCTTTAGGTTGTCGTAATATTAAGTTATTTAGACTGATTAGTAAATTACAGTAAATTTGTGATCAAGTCAATCATCAGAAACAAGATAATATAATGATAATTTGacctttatatatattattattagatttttgaaaattaacagCACAAAGATCATAAATCTTGAATCCTTTAGAGCTGTATTGTAGTAATAATATAGTATTAGGAAATATATATGTAAGTAAGAGTTAAATTATAATGTAATTAAAGGGGCCTGACTTTATTGTTTAAAAGCATTTGACGAAGCTCAACAGGATCGATCTCAACCGCACGATTAGCAGGCCTATAATAGCCAGTTAATGGATCTGGGGCCCATGCAGAGGCCGATTCCTCTTCTGTTGAGTACTTGTTAAGAGGTCTCTCTTCCACTTTCTTATTCTTTATCATACACCCTCCCTTACTTAATCCTAGCCCTACGGACCCTTCAGATGACGCCACGTACCCCATCCTGTGCGGTCCAGATCATTCGTTGCCAAAATcaaattctaattaattaaaaataaatttgagcaaagaagaaagagaaactaACCGAGAGATGATATTGGAGAGGGGAAGAGCCTGGTTGATTAGGAGCTTAGATTTTGAGAGAGAGCTAGCCATGGCCATTGGATCACAATTAGCTGTTTGATATGGTATGATCCAACGGCTGAGATCAACTCTATTATGTATTAATAGTGaaggagaagagaaagaaagaagggtTATTCTCTCTCCCTAGATATCTCCTTTAGGCGTGGAGGGACAGGTATTTTTTGGTGTTATAAATAGGGAGGTTAAAGTTGGAGATGAATACTGAATAgtagtatttaaaaaaaagaattaagtggtgagtaataattataattagtgcTTAATTACGCATGTGTAAACGTGTTTAAGTGGTCCTATGTTGTAAAGACACGTGGAACTCTATATTTTAGATTAGAGCCGTGTTGCTTTTGTACAATACAAGCATGCATgtgtcaaaaaataaaaaattaaaatgttatAACCATAAATAAAGAGAAATTTGATACCTATAgaactttataatttttttcttaaatgcaTACTTATTAAAATTTGTAATGTATGACCATTTTACCAATTTTTCAAAACTACCTCTCCCATTTGTAAATGCTCAGCCGACTCTCACCCATgatcaaccccaacccgaaccaccctcacccacgatcaaccccaacccgaaccaccctcacccacgacgtcgaccaccctcacccacgatcaaccccaacccgaaccaccctcacccacgaaaaccccaacccgaaccaccctcacccatgTTCAACCCACGACACCCACGAATctcaaccccaacccgaacgaCGGTCGAAGCCCAGGTCACCGCCGGTCCCACGAATCCCAAGCCCCCTCATCACCGACGGTCGAAGCCCACGAATCCCAGGCCCCCTCTTCATCGCCGGTCCATCAAatcgaaaaaaaaagaaagaaaaaaagccccaggtccgatggggtccgaccaatcggacccatcagaCCCCCTCTCTCTTTGTGTCTCTCAAATcgaatgaacaaaaaaaaaagccctaggtccgatggtcggaccatggggtccgattggtcgaccccatcggaccccatggtccgaccatcggacctggggtgtgggatgccgagatagagagagaaagagagatgctgtgagagtttgaggggtatttttggggttttgagaaaagtgtcatatttttgttagtttaaaatgtattgatttaagaataaaatattttagttttttaagtatagaaaatcaaattttcctAAATAAATATGTggctaaatattattttggattttgtattttgcaaaagttatcaattaaactttttattttgttaaatgataaaataaactttgtattttacaaaattgtaaaaataggattctgaactgattttttatcaaaataaaatttaataataatccaatCTAAAGATGTTATGAGAAAACTacttatattttctttattcagTATAAGAAATTatcttaaagttggttatattaaaatgtaaaattgttaaaaattgagttcaggatcatatttttatcattttggaaaatataagatttattttgtcatttaataaaagtccaactaataatttttgcaaaatataagatccaaaataatatatttaccctaaatatattatacattactacatttcattaaatatatattgtatcaTTTTAGATCACAAATACCATACTATTTAATTCTTATACGAataggaaaatatatatatatatatatatatttatatatatgggtgactattcaatggttacatttttattgtaactatgattacatttttctttgacctgtaatagcagcttactaataggtagactttccttttttagaattaattaattataattaactattttcttaaaataattaattataattaactattttcttaaaataattaattaaatagtagacattccttttttagaattaactaattataattaactattttcttaaaataattaattaaatattcaacaagacctcttttagcaattaatatttatatttaaatccttacttgaattattttaataattaagccataaTTATaacatttacaataaaatttattttttttacaaaaattaaacttcttttgacacaaattaaaattctcttcttataataaatttttaaataattaattatttttaaatgatatttaattattttgttacaattatatgaactaagtatgatgcttcaagctaatcaatcgataacaagtgcaaccattttttttctaaaaaatccttcaacttatttcgttttttactttttaaatatttaaataaaaaaattaaataattaagtgtaataatttaaaattaagatta is a genomic window of Cannabis sativa cultivar Pink pepper isolate KNU-18-1 chromosome 9, ASM2916894v1, whole genome shotgun sequence containing:
- the LOC133030780 gene encoding late embryogenesis abundant protein Lea5, producing the protein MAMASSLSKSKLLINQALPLSNIISRMGYVASSEGSVGLGLSKGGCMIKNKKVEERPLNKYSTEEESASAWAPDPLTGYYRPANRAVEIDPVELRQMLLNNKVRPL